The Actinocorallia herbida DNA window GGATCGGTAGCCTCCGGCTCATGCAGCGATCGCGACGCACCACCCTCGCCGTGCCCGGAAGCAACCCGCGCTTCATCGAGAAGGCCAGGGGCCTCGCCGCGGACGAGATCTTCCTCGACCTGGAGGACGCGGTCGCGCCCGACGCCAAGGCCGAGGCCCGCAAGCTCGTCGTGGCGGCCCTGCGCGAGGGCGGCTGGGGCGACAAGGTCAAGGTGGTCCGCGTGAACGCCCTCGACACCGAGTGGACGTACCGGGACGTCATCGAGGTCGTCGAAGGCGCGGGCGAGGCGCTCGACTGCGTCATGCTGCCGAAGGTGACCGAGCCGTCGGACGTGCAGTGGCTCGACAAGCTGCTCACCCAGATCGAGCGGGCCAACGGCCTCGCGCCGGGCCGCATCGGCATCGAGGCCCAGATCGAGGACGCGCGCGGCCTCATCAACGTCGACGCGATCGCCGCCTCCTCGCCCCGGCTGGAGACCCTCGTCTTCGGCCCCGGCGACTTCATGGCGTCCCTCAACATGAAGACCCTCGTCGTCGGCGAGCAGCCGCCCGGCTACACCGAAGGCGACGCCTACCACTACATCTACATGCGGATCCTCATGGCGTGCCGCGCGTTCGGCCTCCAGGCCATCGACGGCCCCTACTTCAACGTGCGCGACACCGAGGCGTTCACCCGGGCCGCCCGCCGCACCGCGGCGCTCGGCTACGACGGCAAGTGGGTGCTGCACCCATCGCAGATCGAGGCGGGCAACGAGGTCTTCTCCCCGGCGCAGGAGGACTACGACCACGCCGAGCTGATCCTCGAGGCCTACGACTACTACACGACCGTGGAGAAGCGCGGTGCGGCGATGCTCGGCGACGAGATGATCGACGAGGCGTCCCGCAAGATGGCGCTCGTCATCGCGGCCAAGGGCAGGGCCGCGGGGCTGGCGCGCACGAAGTCGTTCGAACGTCCGGGGAACTGATCACCGCCTTATGGCGGCCGGTTACGCTGCTGGGATGGAG harbors:
- a CDS encoding HpcH/HpaI aldolase/citrate lyase family protein; translation: MQRSRRTTLAVPGSNPRFIEKARGLAADEIFLDLEDAVAPDAKAEARKLVVAALREGGWGDKVKVVRVNALDTEWTYRDVIEVVEGAGEALDCVMLPKVTEPSDVQWLDKLLTQIERANGLAPGRIGIEAQIEDARGLINVDAIAASSPRLETLVFGPGDFMASLNMKTLVVGEQPPGYTEGDAYHYIYMRILMACRAFGLQAIDGPYFNVRDTEAFTRAARRTAALGYDGKWVLHPSQIEAGNEVFSPAQEDYDHAELILEAYDYYTTVEKRGAAMLGDEMIDEASRKMALVIAAKGRAAGLARTKSFERPGN